In Flavobacterium praedii, the DNA window AGATTCTGACTTTGGTGAGCAACTAGCAAAGGTGGAAAGAATAATAAAAAGGGTGATGAAGTTTTTCATTATTTTTTAAATATTTTAGATAATATTCCAAATGCACCTCTAATAAAAGTAGCACTTGTAACTACTTTCAAAACTGATTTTGTGACTACACTTGCAGTACTCGGTTCATTGCTTTCCTGTTTTTTTTCTTGCTCTGCTGCAACTTGTTCTTGAGCAGATTCTATTTTTTTGGAAAGCATTTCATAAGCACTCTCACGATCAATGATTTCATTGTATTTTTTAACTAAATTCGATTTTGCATTGATTTCTTGAATTTCAATATCTGTTAAAACATCCATTCTACTCATTGGAGCACGCATCATAGTGGCTACAAGTGGAGTTGGAATTCCTTTTTCACTCAAGGCAGTTACAAAAGCTTCTCCAATTCCCAAGCTCGTTAATACTTCGTCTGTTTTGTAAAATTCGGATATAGGATAATTCTCTGCTGATTGTTTGATTGCTTGCCTGTCGTTTGCTGTAAATGCCCTTAATGCATGTTGTATCTTTAAACCTAATTGAGCCAAAACACCACTAGGAATGTCCATAGGATTTTGGGTGATGAAATAGATTCCAATTCCCTTGGAACGAATTAATTTTACGATGGTTTCAATTTGTTCCAATAATGCTTTGCTGGCTTCATTGAAGATTAAGTGGGCTTCATCTATAAAAATAACCAATTCGGGTTGTTCTACGTCTCCTTTTTCAGGCATTTGTTGGTAAATTTCAGCTAATAAGCTTAGCATAAAAGTGGAGAATAATTTGGGTTTATCTTGGATATCGGTTAACCGAATAATATTTATATACCCTTTTCCGTTTTCGTCAATGCGCAATAAATCATCAATTTCAAACGACATTTCTCCAAAAAACAAATCGGCTCCTTGTTGTTCAAGTTCGATTATTTTTCTTAAAATGGTTCCAGTTGTCGAAGTTGATATTTTACCATAACTTTTTTCAATATCTTCTTTTCCTTCGTTTGTAATAAAATTAATAACCTTTTTGATGTCTTTTAAATCCAATAATGGCATTTTTGTATCGTCACAATATTTAAATATGACTGAAACAACTCCGGATTGTGTGTCGTTTAAATCCAGAATTCTAGAAAATAGAACAGGACCAAATTCCGATATAGTAGAGCGAAGTCTTACTCCTTCTTGTTTAGAAAGAGACATTAATTCTACAGGAAAACTTGACACAGAGTAGGGTATATTTAATTTTTCATGGCGCTCTTTTATAAAATCTTTTTCAACCCCTTCTTTTGCAATACCGCTAAAATCCCCTTTTATATCCATCATCAAAACGGGTATTCCAAATGATGAAAGTTGCTCCGAAAGTACTTGAATTGTTTTTGTTTTTCCAGTTCCAGTTGCACCAGCAATTAACCCATGTCGATTTAAAGTTTTTATAGGAATTTTTACAAAAGTATTTGGTAAGACTTCGTTGTTAAGTATTGCGCCTCCAAGTGTTATGCTGTCTCCTTTTGAAAAATAACCGTTATTTATATGCTGAATAAATTCTTCTTGTTTGCTCATAACTAGTGGATATTAAAATTTTATGCAAGATATTAAATTTTTGCGAAAGGATGATATTAAGGATTTTCTGTAATTAAATATCACAAAATTGTGTTTATTATTTATTTTAAAGCGTTTTGAATTATATCCTTTTTTTTTGAATAAAAATATTCAAAATACTTAAAATCGTGTTTTTTTTTAATTTTTTGAATCACTTTTTTAAAAAAAATATTTAATTATTCTTAAAAAACGTAGTGCTTATGTTTTGAATATAAAATAATTTGCAAGATTACTTCAAAAAAAGTTTTTTTATTTCAACTAAAAATTTAAATTTGCTCCTATACAAGTTTATTAAAACTAAAATAAATATTTAAAATTTAAAAAAATGGCAAACGTTAAAGTTAAAAAAGAAAGCACTTCAAATGGTGGAGGAATGGTTTCAGGGATTATTATTGCAGCATGTATTTTTGTGGGTTGGTTAATCTGGTCTCAAGTAATGGGAGATCCATCAAATTTTGAAGGTGGTGATATTGAAAAAGGACACCCATTAAACACATTAGGTCAAGTTTATAAAGGAGGATTTATAGTACCAGTATTATTAGGTATGTTATTAATGGTTATTGTGTTTTCTATCGAGAGATATTTTGTTATCGCAAAAGCTGCTGGAAAAGGAAATTTAGATAAATTCATGAAAACAGTTCAAGCAAGTATCAAAACTGGTGATATTGATGGAGCTATTGTTACATGTGATAAACAACAAGGTTCTGTAGCAAATGCAATTAAATCTGCATTAGTTAAATACCAAGAGGTTAAAAAAGAAGGATTCAACAGTGAAGAAGCTGCTGAAACTATTCATAAGGAAATTGAAGAGATTACTTCTCTTGAAATGCCAATGTTAGAAAAAAATATGACTATTATTTCTTCTTTAGTTTCTTTAGGAACACTTGGAGGATTATTAGGAACAGTATCAGGGATGATTAAAGCGTTTGGTGCTTTGGCTTCTGCTGGAACTCCAGATCAAGCTGCACTTGCAGTAGGTATTTCTGAAGCTTTAATTAACACGGCTACTGGTATCTCTACATCTATTACAGCTATTGTTGCTTACAACTTCTTTACTTCAAAAATTGATGATTTAACGTACTCTATTGATGAGGCTGGTACAACAATCGTTAATACTTACAGACACTTCAGAGGTAGTTTAAAACAATAATTAATTTTTGATAATATTTTATCAAAATAATAGACATAAATAATGGCTAAAATAAAAATGAAAAAAAAGTCCACATCTACCGATATGACGGCGATGTGTGATGTTGCGTTTCTTTTGCTTACGTTCTTTATTTTGACTGCCACTGCTAAAACACCTGAAGTATTACCAGTTGATACTCCACAGTCTACTGTGCAAACAAAATTGCCAGCTACTGATTTGTCTACTTTGACAATTGGTAAAGTAGATGGAAAAACTGCTGTATTCTTTGATTTGAAAGGAAGAGAAGTTCGTAAAAAAGCTCTAGAATTAATGGGGCAAAAATACAATATAGCTTTTTCAGCAGCAGATGCAGAGAAATTTGCACTAATGGAAAGTTTTGGAGTGCCAATTCAAAATCTAAAAGCAGTTTTAGATATGAAAGCATCTGAAAGAAGTAAGGCAGGTCAACCAGGTGTTCCTAAAGACTCTTTGGATAATCAGTTGAAAGATTGGATTTTATATTCTCGTAAAGCTAATATAGAGATTAATGACAAAGAATTGCAATTTGCAATAAAAGGAGATGCTAAGGAGCAATATCCTGCAATCAAACAAGTGATGGATATTTTGCAAGATCAAAAAATCAATAGCTTTAACTTGGTTACGGGTTTAAGAGGAAAGAATTTTTAATTAAAAAAGACACACTAAAATGGCTGAATTAAATACCGGCGACGGTGGAGGCGGAAAAGGTGGTAAAGTAAGAAGTAAAAAACAAAACTCAAAGGTAGATTTAACTGCCATGGTGGATTTGGCGTTCTTACTAATCACATTCTTTATGCTTACCACTACGTTGTCTAAACCTCAATCCATGGATTTGACGTTGCCAGATAAAGAAAAAGATAATAATGCTCCTGAGAGTAATATTAAAGTTGATGAAAATCGTACAATGACTTTACTTCTTGGTGAAAATGGAAAATTGGTGCGTTATGTAGGTATGTTGGAAAAACCGCTTGCGGCTCCAAAAGATTTTACATATGGTAAAGATGGAATTCGAAAAGAATTGCTAGCTAGAATGGAATTGGTTAAACAGTACTCTACAGCTAAAGGAAAACCTAAAGACGGAATGATTGTTATTATTAAACCAAGTAAAAAATCAACGTATCGTAATTTGGTTGATGTTTTGGATGAGATGGCAATTGTTGGAGTAAATGCAACAGGATCCTATGCTATTGTACCTGAATTTTCACCAGAAGAACAAAAATTGTTAGAAGCAAAAAAATAATATTTTTTTGCTTATAACCTAATAATTAAAAAAAATGAAATTAGATTTAATAAAAAATCAATGGATTGAGATCGTTTTCGAAGGACGTAATAAGCTTTATGGTGCTTACGAACTTAGAAAATCGAATCGTAAGACTTCTATGCGAGCGCTTGTCATTGGTAGTGTTCTTTTTAGCCTAGCTGTTAGTGCTCCGCTTATAGCGAGTTACTTGCCAAAAGGTGGAGAAGAAGTTGATACTGATATCAAGATTACTGCTGTAAAATTGCCGCCTAAGAAGAAAGTTGAAGATGTAAAAGATCTTGCTCCACCACCACCACCACCACCAAAACAAGATCAGGTTAAATTTGTAAAACCTGTGGTTGCAAAGGCTGAAGATGTTACTGAAGATCCTCCAAAGATGGATGATATCAAGGACAAAAAAACGGGTGCTGAAACTATTAAAGGAGATCCAGATGCTCCTCTTACAGTTGAAGAAGTTGGAAATGGTCCAGTTGTTGAAGTTATCGAGGAGGACACTAGTGTGCACTCTTTAGCTGGAATTGAACAAAAACCTGAATATCCAGGTGGAATTGAAAAGTTTTATCAATTTGTTGGTAAGAATTATCAAGCTCCTGAAGAAGAAGGTCTAAAAGGTAAAGTGTATGTTACTTTTGTTGTAGAAAAAGATGGATCATTAACAGATATCAAAGTAGTAAGAGATATAGGTTACGGAACTGGAAAAGAAGCAATTAGAGTTTTAAGCAAATGCCCTAAATGGCTTCCTGGAGAGCAAAATGGTAAAAAAGTTAGAGTATTATATTCTCTTCCAATTACTATACAATCTGCAGAATAATGTTAAATAGTTTATTTAATAATTTAAAGAAGAAATCGCTTATTGAGCGATTTCTTCTTATTATAACTGTTTTGGTTTTTTTAGCCTATTTTTTTTTAGGCTTAATGGTTATTTTTTGGAATAAGTTTCCTTTTAACATGCAAATGGAATATAGAATTGCTCTTGGTGTTGTTCTAATTGTATATTCTATTATCCGTTTTTTTCGTGTATATAATAGTAATAAAGAATAGTTATGTTCAGATTGAAAAATATTTATGTTTTATTTTTGATCGTTTTCATTTTTTTTAGTTGTAAAAAAAATGAAAATGACTCAATAGCTAATGAAACTATTTTAAAAGGGAAAGCGACTATTCTCGTTGATGAAACAATTACACCCATCGTAGAAGATGAAGTAATGATTTTTGAAAGTAAGTACGATGCCAAATTCACATTAATTTCTTCGTCTGAATCGGAGGTTTTAAATTCTTTATTTAACAAAAAAGCTAAAATTGTTGCAATTGCTAGAAATTTAACTAAAAAAGAGTTAAAAGTGTTCGAACAGAGCAAAATAGTTCCTAAAATAACTAAATTTGCTATTGATGGTATTGCATTTGTTTCTAATAAATCAAATAATGATACTTTGATAGCTTTAAAAGAGGTTATAGGTTTTATGAAAGGTGATAGAAATTCAAAAATAAAGGGATTAGTTTTTGATAATCCGAATTCAAGTACTGTAAGTTACATGAATGTATTAGCTGGATTAAGTGGATTACCTGAAAAGGATGTTTTTACTTTTAAAACTAATAATGAAGTTTTAAAATTTGTTTCCGAAAATGATGGTATGATTGGAGTTGTTGGAGTAAATTGGTTATCGCAACCTATGCCTTCCATGGATTCTATAATTGAAAATATAAATATCTTAAGTGTTAAAGGTCTAGATAAGAAAGGTTATTTTGCTCCTTCTCAGAATAATTTTGCAGAGGGAACTTATCCATTGGTAAGAGACTTATATATAGTTAATTGTCAGGGAGGCTCTGGATTGGGTATGGGTTTTTCTTCTTTTGTGGCAGGAGATATAGGACAACGTATAGTTCTAAAATCGGGTTTGTTACCATATAAAATACCCGCTAGGAATCTGAATATAATAAGAGGTGACTCTAAAAAATAATAGAAATAAAATAATTAATGTAATGAAGATGAACAAAGTTAAAGTTTTAAGTATTGCTTTATTAGCTGTTGTGGCTACTATTCAAGCGCAGGATATAAACCAAGCAAAAAAAGCAATTGATGCAGAACAATTTGAAAGTGCTAAAACTATTTTAAAATCTATTATTAATGCAAAGCCAACTAATGGTACTGCAGCGTTTTATTTAGGTAATGTTTACATGTTGCAAAATAATATTGATTCTGCTAAAATATATTATCAGAAAGGTCTTTTGGGTACAGAAGGAGCAAGATTAAATAATATTGGTTTTGGTTTAATAGATTTAGACAATGGTAATCCAGCTGCTGCGGAACAAAAATTTGCAATTGCTACTAAAGATTTAAAAAAGAAAGACATTGAAGAATATATTTTCATAGGTCGTGCTTATACCTTTTCTACAAAACCCGATTACAAGAAAGCTATTGATGTGTTAAATAAAGCTAAATTAATTAATCCTCAAGATGCACAATTAAACTTAGCTTTAGGGAACGCTTATTTTGGTGATAAAAATCAAAATGATGCTTACTCTTCTTATAGAAACGCTTATTCTTTTGACAATACATTAATTAGAGCAAAAATGCAATTAGGTGTTCTGTTAAAAGGAGCAAAAGCTTATACTGAAGCAATAAAAGCTTTCGATGAAGTAATTGCCATTAATCCAAATTATGGGCCTGTTTATCGTGAATTAGCTGAAACATATTATTTATGGGGAAGAAATGAACCTTCTAAATATAGAGTTTATGTTGATAAAGCTTTGGTTAATTATGAAAAATATTTATCGTTAACAGATTACTCTCTTAATTCTAGAATGCGTCATGCAGATTTTTTAGTTTTAGCTGGTGAATACAAAGCTTTAGAGATTGAGGCAAATAAAATGATTGAATTGGATAAAGTTAATCCAAGAATTTTACGTTATTTAGGGTTTTCAGCTTTTCAGAACGGTAATTATGATGTTGCAATAAAATCACTAGATAGTTTTATCTCAACTCCTGGTAATAAAGTAATTGCTTTAGATTATCAAACTTTAGGATTTGCAAAGATTAAAAAATCAGTAAGCGAAGATGGTAAAACTGTTGACCAATCCTTATTTGATAATGGTATTTTAGATATTAAGAAATCAGCTGAAATGGATGCTAATAGTTTAGCAATAAATATTAGTGAAGTTGGAAAAAAACTCTATGAGCAAAAATTATTTAAACAAGCAGCTCAAATTTATGAGATAGCCGTGGCTAATAAAGAATCAAAAAATTATGTATTGGATAACTTTTATTTAGGGAATAGTTTGTATTTTGATAATACAAGAAAAGATATTGTAAAGCCAGATGTTGAATCGTTAAAAAAGGCAGATGCGGCTTATGCGGCTGTTATTGAAGCTTCTCCAAAAACGCAAGATGCATATATTTATAGAGCAAGAACTAATAGTTTATTGGAAAATGATGAGTTAACAATAAAATATTATAGTGATTATGTTAATATTGTTACAGAAAAGGGACAGGAGGAGTTGGCTAAACCTGCAGTAATAAAAAAAATAATTGAAAGTTATAATACTTCTGCTGCAAGTTATGCTAATACAGACAAGAATAAAGCAATTGAGCTTTTTAATAAAACGTTGGCAATTGATCCAGCTAATCAATATGCATTAGATTCTTTAAAAGCTTTAAAATAAATAAACTATAATTTTACTAAAAATGGCAATTAGAAATAATTGCCATTTTTTTTTGGATTTCTATGGGTTGTTTTTAATTGCTTATCTTTGCAGACTAAATTTATATAATGTTATCTAGAGAAGTTCAATTAGAAGTAAATAAAGGAACCATGCTTCCTCTTATGGAAGAGTTTTATACCATACAAGGAGAAGGATTCCATACAGGTACTGCAGCTTATTTTATTAGAGTTGGTGGTTGCGATGTTGGTTGTCATTGGTGTGATGTTAAAGAAAGTTGGAATGCAGAATTGCATCCGCCCACAAAAATCGATTTGATTGTAAGTAATGCAACTAAATTTGCAGATACTATTGTAATTACTGGAGGAGAACCTCTAATGTGGGACATGAATCCTTTAACTCAAAAATTAAAAGAGGCTAAACTAAAAGTGCATATTGAAACATCCGGTGCGTATCCTCTTAGTGGGATTTGGGATTGGATTTGTCTTTCTCCAAAAAAAAACAAGTTACCTACTCAAACGGTTTATGATAATGCTAATGAACTTAAAGTTATAATTTATAATAAACATGATTTTATTTTTGCAGAAGAACAAGCAGAAAAAGTTAAATCAGAAACTATTCTTTTTCTTCAACCTGAATGGAGTAAAAAGGAGGAAATGACTCCACTTATAGTAGATTATGTAATGAATAATCCCAAATGGCGTGTCTCGTTGCAAACACATAAATACTTGAATATTCCTTAAACATGCCAAGTTTTACATTTCGATCAAATCGGAAGGCTTTCTTTAGTGTTTTTATGATTCATTTTTTTTTGTTAAAATAATTCAATCGTTTTCGTTGTGCTTGTTTTTAAATGTCACAAAATCAGAAGCTTATGTTTTACACATGAGAAACATGTAATTTTGCGTATTAATATTTATGAATATCGTTTTTTTATTCGAATATTTTTGTATTTTTACTAAAACCTACTATGTAATGTTTCTTTTTTTAGAGCGTACATACTTTAAATAATTTACGATATGAAAAAATTTTTACTTTCAGTAATTACTTTAGTTTTTGTGAATATTGCCTCTGCACAACCT includes these proteins:
- a CDS encoding tetratricopeptide repeat protein, translating into MNKVKVLSIALLAVVATIQAQDINQAKKAIDAEQFESAKTILKSIINAKPTNGTAAFYLGNVYMLQNNIDSAKIYYQKGLLGTEGARLNNIGFGLIDLDNGNPAAAEQKFAIATKDLKKKDIEEYIFIGRAYTFSTKPDYKKAIDVLNKAKLINPQDAQLNLALGNAYFGDKNQNDAYSSYRNAYSFDNTLIRAKMQLGVLLKGAKAYTEAIKAFDEVIAINPNYGPVYRELAETYYLWGRNEPSKYRVYVDKALVNYEKYLSLTDYSLNSRMRHADFLVLAGEYKALEIEANKMIELDKVNPRILRYLGFSAFQNGNYDVAIKSLDSFISTPGNKVIALDYQTLGFAKIKKSVSEDGKTVDQSLFDNGILDIKKSAEMDANSLAINISEVGKKLYEQKLFKQAAQIYEIAVANKESKNYVLDNFYLGNSLYFDNTRKDIVKPDVESLKKADAAYAAVIEASPKTQDAYIYRARTNSLLENDELTIKYYSDYVNIVTEKGQEELAKPAVIKKIIESYNTSAASYANTDKNKAIELFNKTLAIDPANQYALDSLKALK
- a CDS encoding ExbD/TolR family protein; translation: MAELNTGDGGGGKGGKVRSKKQNSKVDLTAMVDLAFLLITFFMLTTTLSKPQSMDLTLPDKEKDNNAPESNIKVDENRTMTLLLGENGKLVRYVGMLEKPLAAPKDFTYGKDGIRKELLARMELVKQYSTAKGKPKDGMIVIIKPSKKSTYRNLVDVLDEMAIVGVNATGSYAIVPEFSPEEQKLLEAKK
- a CDS encoding MotA/TolQ/ExbB proton channel family protein is translated as MANVKVKKESTSNGGGMVSGIIIAACIFVGWLIWSQVMGDPSNFEGGDIEKGHPLNTLGQVYKGGFIVPVLLGMLLMVIVFSIERYFVIAKAAGKGNLDKFMKTVQASIKTGDIDGAIVTCDKQQGSVANAIKSALVKYQEVKKEGFNSEEAAETIHKEIEEITSLEMPMLEKNMTIISSLVSLGTLGGLLGTVSGMIKAFGALASAGTPDQAALAVGISEALINTATGISTSITAIVAYNFFTSKIDDLTYSIDEAGTTIVNTYRHFRGSLKQ
- a CDS encoding helicase HerA-like domain-containing protein, whose translation is MSKQEEFIQHINNGYFSKGDSITLGGAILNNEVLPNTFVKIPIKTLNRHGLIAGATGTGKTKTIQVLSEQLSSFGIPVLMMDIKGDFSGIAKEGVEKDFIKERHEKLNIPYSVSSFPVELMSLSKQEGVRLRSTISEFGPVLFSRILDLNDTQSGVVSVIFKYCDDTKMPLLDLKDIKKVINFITNEGKEDIEKSYGKISTSTTGTILRKIIELEQQGADLFFGEMSFEIDDLLRIDENGKGYINIIRLTDIQDKPKLFSTFMLSLLAEIYQQMPEKGDVEQPELVIFIDEAHLIFNEASKALLEQIETIVKLIRSKGIGIYFITQNPMDIPSGVLAQLGLKIQHALRAFTANDRQAIKQSAENYPISEFYKTDEVLTSLGIGEAFVTALSEKGIPTPLVATMMRAPMSRMDVLTDIEIQEINAKSNLVKKYNEIIDRESAYEMLSKKIESAQEQVAAEQEKKQESNEPSTASVVTKSVLKVVTSATFIRGAFGILSKIFKK
- a CDS encoding 7-carboxy-7-deazaguanine synthase QueE yields the protein MLSREVQLEVNKGTMLPLMEEFYTIQGEGFHTGTAAYFIRVGGCDVGCHWCDVKESWNAELHPPTKIDLIVSNATKFADTIVITGGEPLMWDMNPLTQKLKEAKLKVHIETSGAYPLSGIWDWICLSPKKNKLPTQTVYDNANELKVIIYNKHDFIFAEEQAEKVKSETILFLQPEWSKKEEMTPLIVDYVMNNPKWRVSLQTHKYLNIP
- a CDS encoding PstS family phosphate ABC transporter substrate-binding protein, whose product is MFRLKNIYVLFLIVFIFFSCKKNENDSIANETILKGKATILVDETITPIVEDEVMIFESKYDAKFTLISSSESEVLNSLFNKKAKIVAIARNLTKKELKVFEQSKIVPKITKFAIDGIAFVSNKSNNDTLIALKEVIGFMKGDRNSKIKGLVFDNPNSSTVSYMNVLAGLSGLPEKDVFTFKTNNEVLKFVSENDGMIGVVGVNWLSQPMPSMDSIIENINILSVKGLDKKGYFAPSQNNFAEGTYPLVRDLYIVNCQGGSGLGMGFSSFVAGDIGQRIVLKSGLLPYKIPARNLNIIRGDSKK
- a CDS encoding energy transducer TonB, translating into MKLDLIKNQWIEIVFEGRNKLYGAYELRKSNRKTSMRALVIGSVLFSLAVSAPLIASYLPKGGEEVDTDIKITAVKLPPKKKVEDVKDLAPPPPPPPKQDQVKFVKPVVAKAEDVTEDPPKMDDIKDKKTGAETIKGDPDAPLTVEEVGNGPVVEVIEEDTSVHSLAGIEQKPEYPGGIEKFYQFVGKNYQAPEEEGLKGKVYVTFVVEKDGSLTDIKVVRDIGYGTGKEAIRVLSKCPKWLPGEQNGKKVRVLYSLPITIQSAE
- a CDS encoding ExbD/TolR family protein, which codes for MAKIKMKKKSTSTDMTAMCDVAFLLLTFFILTATAKTPEVLPVDTPQSTVQTKLPATDLSTLTIGKVDGKTAVFFDLKGREVRKKALELMGQKYNIAFSAADAEKFALMESFGVPIQNLKAVLDMKASERSKAGQPGVPKDSLDNQLKDWILYSRKANIEINDKELQFAIKGDAKEQYPAIKQVMDILQDQKINSFNLVTGLRGKNF